From the Oryzias melastigma strain HK-1 linkage group LG13, ASM292280v2, whole genome shotgun sequence genome, the window TGATAGATCTTTATCCCTGCCATAATCAACAACTATTTAGGACTACATATCAGTATGAAAGTAACTAGTGTCTAGATGTTTCAGCTCAAAAATGAGATTACAGAGTTGGTTGCGtacaatgttttttcttattttcagaaatatttttttatgtactgtCCTGGGgtctttttattctttgaatACCACTCTAATATCAAATGCAGCTGTTGACATTTAAGAATgtctcaataaagttttttttaagacttgttttttttctttaatgtttgtaCATCTTTGAAGGAGCCATCAACACAAAAGTCTTAGAAATCttctaaataaatagatttaataCAGTAAGGGTTTGAGGTTTGGTAAGATTATATGAAAtctaaatacacttttttgggggggctatTGAAAAGGTTAATAAAGGAATAACATGcaatttttatttgctttaagaAGATAATGGAAAATGTCTCTTAtagttgtaatttattttagagaaaaataatttattttattgatttcagAACACAATAAAGCAGACAACAGTGAAGACTAACATCTCATTTTATGATCAGATATTACTTTGGAaaataagtgtattttaatacaaatgtatTTGCTTTTCAAGAAGGAACTATTCAAAAGGgaacataaacatgaacaaacttACTTAAAAGTTTTAGTTCCTCTCTTTTTGCATATATAACAACCTTTAATTGGATCTTTACTGGTTTCAAGTTCAGACCAACAGTAACTAGAGACAATCTTTCGATCCCTCTGGCCTTAAAGTCACTTAAAGCAGGCTCACGTGTCCGTGTATTGGACAATTTTCAACAGCGGTACAAAGGACTGTCCTCAGTGGGCTCTGCAAGCGAGAATGAAGGCACAGTGGTTTCCTTTCAGAGAGACGAACTTAGAAACAGGCCAGGACTCCTGCACTTAGTGAAAAGAAAGGTAATAAACAGTTTCTAAAGTGTCACTTTAGGAATATGCTTAAGTATGTTTGTGTTGTAACTATTGGATGAAAAAAAGCCGACATTTTAAATCCAGAAATTAGTGTcaaaacaggtttttcttttaaagagtttaaagccaattagcatttaaacacattatcAATATAGACGTTGTTTATaataatacagacattttttggtcgctattttatttaaaaaataattatcaccCACCCCctacttttctccttttattctCTGAATGAAAGCTGTGCAGCCCCCACCTCTGACAAGCATCACAAGCTGAGGTCCCTGTTCCAAAAGTCTAATCTTACCTGCAGTCTGGAGAGTGTGGGAAACAGACTGTCAGCGAAACATGGTAGGACTTtccatctgtttcttttttagctttattttcattttgggaaccattttaattaaagattttgGTGTTAAATCAAAACAGTATTGCAAATTatcatttattgtgaaaaccttaattatttttgtagttAGTGCAATTACAGGGATGAATATCAGAAAGGTTTATCACGCAGGATTACCTGCTGAAAagattaataatttaaatggaTACAGatgtttaagtttttctttgttgatcAAGCATGGAAGTTGAGCTGTACAGTTTCCATTAGTCTTACTTCTTACTGTTTTGTTTGCAATCCTTTTATAGGGATCTATTTCTTGAACTTCAAATGGTAGTAACACATACGGAATAAAAATTGCagtaaacaaactttaaaatggaCTATACTGGACAACTAAAGACAAACTTGATCATATTGTTACATGCTCTGGTAAGTTTGACATGCAATTGGtaaatctttactttttaatcaattttgcaAATTGATTTGAATGCTATGTGGAATAACAATggtattttacttttactttttctccaCAGATTTTCAAACCTGTATACTCACATGTAAATCTACCTAATGCAAGTACTGGGAGGGGGATTGTGGATGTTGAAGGGCAGCTTATGGTTCCCTCCTGGTATCATGCATCTGTTGATCCTGAGGGAAAGCATGGCACTGTCAGCCCCCACTCCTATAACAGATGGCGGACCCAGATGGATTTCcataaaactgtttattcatTCCAAGTAAAAGAAGACACAGTACCAGGTTAGTTACATCATCTCACATGAGGGCGAGcacatgatgtgtttttgtaatgTCCTGATGTTGgactaaaaaaatctgcattattTCTGGAAAGTCACAACTAATGTATGTTCATTGTGCATCACATgactttgtttttcatattcaaaatggctttttttcagCAACTTTTTCTTCTCTGTAGTGAAgcggtcatttttttaatgtgtttttaggaACGGTTGTAGGAAAAGTGGAATCCCAGTTTGAAAGTCTCAGGCCTCTCACATTGTCAGTTCAGGAGGACGACGGTGACAACCTATTCCTCCTCAACCCCATCTCTGGAGAGTTCCTATTATCTCGCAGCCTGGACTTTGAAACACAAAGGTTTTACATTCTCACAGTGGAGCTGCAACAGGGGGACTCACAGGTGTCCAGTGTCAGAGTTTACTTCAATGTGCTGGATGTGAATGACAACCCCCCTGTTTTCAGTCAGGAAAGCTTAACTGTGTCTCTGCTGGAGGACTCAGCCACAGGGACATGCTTCCTGTCATTAAACGTGACTGATAAGGATGAAGGTAGGAAGAAAAGAGGATAATCAATTTAACCTTTTGCAGGAAAACGAGAGATAATCACAAATATACTGACTTTAGTTGCTTGTATTTACTATGAGTGCCCTTTATTAAATTTCTCATTCACCAATGTAATATAAAAAGTGGCAGAACTGCAATCCATTATTAAGCTTGTAAAGTGCACCACCTAGTGGTAAAGAAGTAAAATGATAAATACTgccaaacaaatatataaattagtATACCTGTTCATCAAATTGAATgtgaataataaatatattattactattcaataaacttttaaagaattatGACAAATAATATGTAAAAGGCATATCTAAACCAAATTCTGGAACAGGccaaaaaagtgtcttttcacAGCCtagaatgttttacttttttggtaTGCTTTTCTAAACTCCACTACATCAAATTACACAAACATTGAacaaagataaattattttattaaaggacGATTGAAATAAATGCCCCAAACAGGCATTAAagccatccattttcttaacccgttATAtcatagggttgctggagcctgacCCCAGTATTTTTGAGCAAGGGCGTGGTACACCCTGGAAAgttcaccagtctgttgcaaggCACACAATAATTCAGAGAtgccaattaacctatgacgcatatttttggactgtaggaggaagctgGAATGCCCAGAAAACAATCCAAGCATGCATGGAgagaacatggaaactccatacagaaagatcccagccgggattcaaacaAGTGCCTTCTTGCTGTGTGGCGAGGGCTTTAATCACTGTAACTCGTAAAGCCAGGACATTGAAGCAAAGTTAATATGTTAATACCAAGAAGACATGAAGTTTCACTCATATAACTCTGCAAAACAAATTagacctttattttgtctttattttatatttttttacgaAGTTCTTGATTGTCAGTTCGTTAGCATAAAATTGTCATTTCAGTTTGCAGCATGACAAtattgttttctctctttttccagGTGAAAATGGTGAAGTAAAACTGAGATTGGTCAGTGGTGATGAAGAAAGCACCTTCTATGTTCAATCAACAGGAAATTTATGTCTAAGTAAAGATTTAGACAGAGAGAGACAACCCTTCTACAATCTCACAGTAATGGCAAATGACTGTGCTCAACCTGTGCCATTACAGCTCACCACCACAGCAAATATCTTTGTTATAGTTGAAGATGTCAATGATAATCCTCCGCTGTTTGTGTCTGCCCGAAGCGTTAGTATACCAGAAGATACAGTATTACAAAGTGTTATAATGACAGTACGTGCTGAGGATAAAGATGTTGGACTCAACGGTGAGGTTTGGTACCATCTCAGCAAAACTCACAACGGTGCATTCAGCATCAACAACACAAATGGAAATGTATACCTGGAACAGATGTTGGACAGAGAGTTGGAAGATACGCTAATAATAACTATAACTGCCACTGATAAAGGCTCCCCTCAAATGACAAGTACAATGAACTTCACATTGTACATTGAGGATATCAATGACAATGACCCTCAACTGCTAGAAAGCAACTATAGCCTGTCTGTCAGAGAGGATATCTCCAGGGGGACAAGCTTGTTTCGCGTTCAAGCTCATGATCAAGATATTGGACACAATGGACAAATCCGGTACATGCTGACTCCTGCTGGTCCATTTGTAGTGGATGCAGTTCGAGGTGTTGTGTCTGTCATGGCACCACTTGACAGAGAAAAAGCCTCCAATTACAGCTTCATAATAAAAGTTGTAGATCAAGGGACTGTACCTAGATCTACTACTGCATCTGTTCGCATCACCGTGTTGGATATCAACGATTTTGCACCGCATTTTGTACCTCAGACAATCATCATTCATGTCAAGGAGAATGAGGAAGAGCTTTCTCAGCTAACAAAGCAGGTGGTGATAGACCTTAGTAATCACTGAATTCTGGAGAAACAAGTTTTAATGTtgagttttttaattgtttgccAGGTCGCGGCTGTGGATGAAGATCTTGGCATGAATAGTCAACTTACATACTTCTTGGAGAAAGGAGATAGGGGTTTATTCTCCATCTCTTCAGATGGTGTGTTTCATATCTTACACAGCCTTGACAGGGAGAAACAGTCTCTATACATTGTCACCATCACTGCTGTTGATTCAGGTAATTTGGACCTGCaagatatttttgcattttcttttaatttgcaaaaagtAACTAGGTtatcattaaatacattttttatttgcattttaaggAATACCACCGTTGACGGGCACTTTGACAATTCAAGTCATGGTGGAGGATGTCAACGATAACTATCCAGAGTTCACAGAGGAAGTCTATCACACCATAGTGGTTGAAGACAGTCCTGAAGGCACAGTGTTTGCCATGATTACTGCATCTGATGCAGATGAAGGTGTGAGCGGGCAAATCAGGTAACAATGGCTGAACATTTTCGTTAAGATTCAAGTGACTTTAtgagaaagtttttaaaaatttgacacACTGTAATTCTTCCAGTTGTGGCCCATCTCTTATTGACGCCGGTTTCCCTTAGCTGCCAGGTCAGCTGCTCATTATTGTTAGGCGGCGGTCTCCAATAGTGGTCAGGCTCCTTTAAGATCCACCCATCTTCCCTGGGGCGTCGAGACGTGTTCatggtatttgtgttgtgagccagtgtagcgatggccaaaaaatgctcatttgattCAGCGTTTAAATTTTGTGtatgccaaagaacattctgagGATCTGCGCAACATTTTTGGGGTTGATCTTAAATGTATCAGAGAACGGCGCAAGCATACGGGTGACATAGAGAAGacagctgcagaaaacaaagcaacaaaGAAACGATTCCCTGGTGGATGTGCAAAGAATCGAGAGACAAATTAGAGTAACTGGCTTTCTCATGAATAATTGAGCGAAGATGGAAAGGTGCATGTGTCACCAGGAAAATAAATTTGCTTGAaagtgaagaggatttttgatatggaGATAGATGGTGCTTCAAAGAGAAACTAAATGTTTGCAGCCAGTGCAAATCACAGTAGAATACAATGTTCTcataatttcaataaattcggaaatgttcatctggtttgtcttcattttataaccaaatttcacagcaaaatgccTGTGAAGGAATAAAAGCAGGTCTCCAATAGATAATTGTCTCTTTTAAACACCGGCCTGGCTGCCAAAATTTTGGAATAAACATCAGGGCCACTATTGGAAGATACATAGTAGTCATGtcatgtttgaattaaaaaagttcaggataaaaaaatgtttacttttgtgtttaatatttttatcaatttaggTATTTCATAGAAGACCTCGAAGTACCTTTCGCCATTGGAGAAACTACTGGAGAACTATTTACAACTAATCTTCTGGACAGAGAGGCTGTCTCCATTTACATATTGACATTGATTGCCTGTGATGAGCATCCCACTCAGCCTTTGTCAAGCTCTGTGCTTGTTACAGTGCTTATTGGAGATATAAATGACCACTGGCCTCAGTTTAAGAACAGCCCCTATGTGACCTATGTGCCCACTGTGTTGGCTCCAGGTGATAAGTTTTTCTGTGACTgcaaaaattaacttttgctCTTGAGATTAAGTTTTCTATTGATATATCTCCACAGGTTCTGTTATTTGTGCAGTGAAAGCAACAGATGAAGACACAGAGATGAACGCAGAACTGCATTATTCTCTGTCTGGACacaattctgatttattttttatagaacCCAGCGGGACTCTTTTTACTTTAAGTACAATACAAAACATGGAAGACATCGTGATCACTGTTCATGTGGAAGATAATGGAGAAAATCCTAAATCTGACACCACAACTGTCAGTGTCCGGTTTCAAAACATCTCTGACTTTCCAGAAATGAAAGTGGATGTTCTAAGTTCTTCTCTCTCTGAGGATGAGCCAGTGGGGGCTCTAGTGGCTTTAGTTTCTGCGGTGAGCATCAGAGCAGAACCCATTTCTCTATACATTGCTGCTGGAAACTTTGAAGATATCTTTCATGTGGACCAGTCCAGTGGAGCCCTGACATTGGAAAAGTCTCTAGATTACGAAAACAGACAAGAGTTTACTTTGTTGATTGAAGCTAGAGACTCTGGCTCCCCCCCATTCTCATCTTTTTTAGAAGTTCATCTTAATGTTACTGATGTGAATGATAATTACCCCCAGTTCACTCAAGCAGAATACAGGTGTGAGATTTTCGAGAATTTAGCACCATCAACAGTTTGTGAGGTTTTTGCCATTGATGCAGATTCCCTCAGTTTCAGTGCAGTGAGGTACGGGATAATTGAAGGAAACGACGAGGAATATTTCACCATTGATCCTGATAATGGTCTACTGAGCACCACTGTAAGTTTAGATCGAGAAACCATTGCTGTATACACTTTAACAGTTGAAGCTGTGGAGTCTGACAATCCGCTTCATAAAGACACAGCAAAAATCATCCTActcattttagacaaaaatgacaatGCACCTCAATTCCCTCAGACATATTTTGCTCAGGTGTCTGAAGATGTTCCTGTTGGACACACAGTTATACAAGTCACTTCAACTGATGACGACTCTAATTCAGTAATTACTTACTCCATGGTTGGACAAAGTGAGGCTGCACCTTTCAGTATCAATTTCAGAACTGGATGGATAACTGTTGAAACACTTTTGGATAGGGAAGCACAAGAtcactatattttaaaaatacatgcaaGTGATTCAGCGTGGAGTGTCAGCGCCAATGTAACCATTATCATTTCAGATGTCAATGATAACAGCCCAAAATttattgatcacatttttactgctgttctcactgaaacaaaagaaaaagatacatttgtttTGCAAGTTGTTGCTACAGATGCTGACATAGGAAAAAACAGTGACATTTTCTACATAATTGATCCTCCTAGTGAAGAATTTTGGATCAACTCTTCCTCTGGAGTTATTTTTTCTCAACAGACCCTTCTTCTGCATCATTCTCATTTCAAAGTGTTCCAGTTTACAGTGCTTGCTTTTGACTGTGGCAGAGTTTCTCATTCCAGTAATGCAACTGTCGAAGTGAGATTAGAAAAAGTAAACCACCACCCACCGGTGTTCTGGCCCATTCCACCTTTGATTGCCATTCCATCTCACTTGCCAGTGGGAACTGAGATAATACAGCTTATTGCAACAGATCTTGATGTCAATGGTAGTGCTAGCATTGAGTATTATTTACAAGGAGGTAATGCATCGGATTTCTTTTGGATCGAGTCTGGTAGTGGCCGTGTATTTTTAACTCAAACTTTAGCAGGCAGAGAAAACTCAgtcctttgtttgtttgttattgcTGTAGATCAGGGATTCCCCCCTTTAACATCACAAACTAAAATTACTTTTGATGTTACTGAGATAAATCGGTTTTCTCCAAGCTTCAGTGAACCAGATGTGACTTTTTTAGTTCCTGAGGACATGCCTGTGGGATCAGTGATTGGGAGAATTCAAGCAGAAGATAGGGACTATGGCCATAATGGTGCAATTATATACCATGTTGTCCATGAATTTCGCGATTCACCAATGTCTGTTGGGGAAACTTCTGGCCTGTTAACACTTGATGTGGAGCTCGactttgaaaaagaaagaatgtaTAATTTCCATATCAAAGCTGCAGATGGGGGCTGGATCTCTAAAACGAGCATCTTAAATGTAACATTGTTAGTTACGGACATAAATGATAATGCTCCACTCTTTTTACTCTCAGAGTACACAGCACTGGTGCCTGAAAATTCAGAAATTGGGACGGCTGTACTCAGTGCAATAGCTACTGACATGGATTCTGGTACAAATGCACAAATATCTTACTCCCTTGTTGCTGGCCATGTAAATAAATTTTCCATTGATGAAGAAAATGGTACCATCAAGACCCTggaggtttttgattttgagaTGGAACAGATGTTTGATTTAACAGTCAAAGCATCAAACCCTGGACGGcatgctttattttctttagctcATGTAGTTATTCAGGTTAAAGATGTCAATGAGTTTATCCCAATGTTTGGTAAAGAAGAATTTCACTTTTCGGTTCTTAGCAATGTGCCTATTGGAACTCAGGTTGGGAATGTGACAGCAGTAGATTATGACCAAGGATCCGAAGGTCAGGTGTTCTATTTAATTTTTGGACACAGCAGAAATAGAGGGTTTGACATTGATAGTCGTTCTGGAAAAATATACACAAGTAGCAGTTTGAGGAAGCAAGGGAGTGATGAAGTGGTTTTGAAAGTTTTGGCAAAGAACTCTGGTGTCATTACAGGTGTGGATGAAGATGAGACTTTGGTCCATGTCAGTGTGATTGACATAAATGAAGCACCTGTATTTACGTCCCCATGCTATAGTGCAAATGTGACAGAAGATAGCCCACCTGGAGCCTCTGTGCTTACCGTGAGTGCATCCGATCTGGACTCCATATTAGACTGGAATCATTTCTTCTTCAGTATAGAAAATGGAAACTCAAATTTATCTTTTGCAATAGATCCCCTTAGTGGAGTTATTTCAGTAAACTCTCACCTTGATAGAGAACTTTGGTCAATATATAACTTGACTGTTGCAGCCATTGATAATGGTTCCCCTCCAGCGACTGGGACAACAAATGTCATTGTAACTATTAGGGATGTCAACGACAATGCTCCGATACTGACATCAACTGAGGCCCAGGTGATGGAAAACCAACCAGAAGGCACCGTTGTTACTAGACTAAATGCATTTGACTCAGATTTACCACCAAATCAAGGCCCCTTTACCTACTGGTTATTAAATCAATCATCAAGCAGTGCATTTTTACTCACTGCT encodes:
- the LOC112149360 gene encoding protocadherin Fat 4; the encoded protein is MDYTGQLKTNLIILLHALIFKPVYSHVNLPNASTGRGIVDVEGQLMVPSWYHASVDPEGKHGTVSPHSYNRWRTQMDFHKTVYSFQVKEDTVPGTVVGKVESQFESLRPLTLSVQEDDGDNLFLLNPISGEFLLSRSLDFETQRFYILTVELQQGDSQVSSVRVYFNVLDVNDNPPVFSQESLTVSLLEDSATGTCFLSLNVTDKDEGENGEVKLRLVSGDEESTFYVQSTGNLCLSKDLDRERQPFYNLTVMANDCAQPVPLQLTTTANIFVIVEDVNDNPPLFVSARSVSIPEDTVLQSVIMTVRAEDKDVGLNGEVWYHLSKTHNGAFSINNTNGNVYLEQMLDRELEDTLIITITATDKGSPQMTSTMNFTLYIEDINDNDPQLLESNYSLSVREDISRGTSLFRVQAHDQDIGHNGQIRYMLTPAGPFVVDAVRGVVSVMAPLDREKASNYSFIIKVVDQGTVPRSTTASVRITVLDINDFAPHFVPQTIIIHVKENEEELSQLTKQVAAVDEDLGMNSQLTYFLEKGDRGLFSISSDGVFHILHSLDREKQSLYIVTITAVDSGIPPLTGTLTIQVMVEDVNDNYPEFTEEVYHTIVVEDSPEGTVFAMITASDADEGVSGQIRYFIEDLEVPFAIGETTGELFTTNLLDREAVSIYILTLIACDEHPTQPLSSSVLVTVLIGDINDHWPQFKNSPYVTYVPTVLAPGSVICAVKATDEDTEMNAELHYSLSGHNSDLFFIEPSGTLFTLSTIQNMEDIVITVHVEDNGENPKSDTTTVSVRFQNISDFPEMKVDVLSSSLSEDEPVGALVALVSAVSIRAEPISLYIAAGNFEDIFHVDQSSGALTLEKSLDYENRQEFTLLIEARDSGSPPFSSFLEVHLNVTDVNDNYPQFTQAEYRCEIFENLAPSTVCEVFAIDADSLSFSAVRYGIIEGNDEEYFTIDPDNGLLSTTVSLDRETIAVYTLTVEAVESDNPLHKDTAKIILLILDKNDNAPQFPQTYFAQVSEDVPVGHTVIQVTSTDDDSNSVITYSMVGQSEAAPFSINFRTGWITVETLLDREAQDHYILKIHASDSAWSVSANVTIIISDVNDNSPKFIDHIFTAVLTETKEKDTFVLQVVATDADIGKNSDIFYIIDPPSEEFWINSSSGVIFSQQTLLLHHSHFKVFQFTVLAFDCGRVSHSSNATVEVRLEKVNHHPPVFWPIPPLIAIPSHLPVGTEIIQLIATDLDVNGSASIEYYLQGGNASDFFWIESGSGRVFLTQTLAGRENSVLCLFVIAVDQGFPPLTSQTKITFDVTEINRFSPSFSEPDVTFLVPEDMPVGSVIGRIQAEDRDYGHNGAIIYHVVHEFRDSPMSVGETSGLLTLDVELDFEKERMYNFHIKAADGGWISKTSILNVTLLVTDINDNAPLFLLSEYTALVPENSEIGTAVLSAIATDMDSGTNAQISYSLVAGHVNKFSIDEENGTIKTLEVFDFEMEQMFDLTVKASNPGRHALFSLAHVVIQVKDVNEFIPMFGKEEFHFSVLSNVPIGTQVGNVTAVDYDQGSEGQVFYLIFGHSRNRGFDIDSRSGKIYTSSSLRKQGSDEVVLKVLAKNSGVITGVDEDETLVHVSVIDINEAPVFTSPCYSANVTEDSPPGASVLTVSASDLDSILDWNHFFFSIENGNSNLSFAIDPLSGVISVNSHLDRELWSIYNLTVAAIDNGSPPATGTTNVIVTIRDVNDNAPILTSTEAQVMENQPEGTVVTRLNAFDSDLPPNQGPFTYWLLNQSSSSAFLLTADGVLLTTKSLDRERISAYRILVVVEDAGFPMPLSSTTAIHIKVLDENDNPPLPRNIFIEVKYFGSSFQGGMIGNVHPEDHDEFDTFSCVIRNGPVNMFSIPNGTCELWSSPFQGEATFNVTVEAADELQFTVNNSIYVNYKGFTNASINSCILFYVSLSSMEEFLSSKYLRFVKALDSLFNLQASKTHVFGIKQIGKEILLLAAVKNYNGQYLSKEVASGISTGHKKSLEAQSNVTISHITSDPCITNPCQNKATCSKNIYISQEVAVLESMAVIFVSPQKEIFNCTCPSGFSGSFCEDDIDECEVNPCKNNGTCENTAGGFICHCPAGFSGTFCSADVDECLRVKCQNGGTCVASDNGSYCHCVPGFEGEICEKPVDHCRSTPCVEGTCINLSTGFFCNCPFGVSGVHCEEHSYGFEELSFMEFPPLDRRTNLIYIEFATVQKNALILYNPGGSWSRDFFALEIVEGSMQLSYDLGSGPVKLKTHKHISDGFFHSVTARRIGNMGSLLVDNCTDVIKSGFCFSKSEGTISERTLDVGNNNMTFGGLRTLESILLHPNQIKSHDFVGCIRHVHINGILLRPSMALAAFNIFDRCTRVSGSACDNVPCKNGGVCHDFWSDYLCDCQSPFGGINCATVMSENMVMQFSKRDYVEYVVKERFKRDYLLKGLVDEKKANGTNQTEITIKFKTKEDDGVLFLVLGQKSDITLMIREKKPVYVFKDRSSGFVSEFTADLQVADGVWHVLTLSSGGHSSSLSVDNKLVFNSTERSMDLTPINVEKIIVGAAPTREPHLEQLGFSGCVQYFNVTGYNLPISGRSTTVGVWPSSTLSQPSCGSSGVCLPSSCSKENSGGRTRLMCGPNVQNRSCICLRNVSKHVCDICTSTARDQCPEKQRGNKPIWITVVVLPLILILVIAVKCVSINRVRHYKRECKEQGKANIAICLDDGTDKENSHDPQKAEPIPLSELEYYETNSICSAFRLHNFSWRSHVSTGNPVNAECKHWRSLRLLLAGFRKGNNSKKSQNVPSFDKQRPDLETAHLQTIKRFPQSEILKPIQCLSYEEICKLNAPPDLTASHQTSQHKTLLKSTIRRETSSRSVADIPFICSESEHGRLDVTAGKKYMHEQPSLSEHTERQEVNPPVKSPSLQTGQSAADQEKTVRNLTTVVEEWVNILNSNLPFNSYVPVFEDIACLPSEFCYSDPEEII